Proteins encoded in a region of the Oscarella lobularis chromosome 17, ooOscLobu1.1, whole genome shotgun sequence genome:
- the LOC136197184 gene encoding cytosolic carboxypeptidase-like protein 5 isoform X2, whose amino-acid sequence MAAGKIEATLGPFAFTSKFDSGNLARVEALFDVQNVHEATNEFEFNVWTSPDCAGTPHANGNRTWFYFGVTGSKLAHKTIRINVMNMNRQTKLYAQGHAPMTRTVFLGGGGKTKWERVRDRPACEMLEGGHMRMSFEHAFVDDRRATTYFAFSYPFSYDDLRTRLDRIEARYRADETIYFHRELLATTIDGLRVDLLTVTSRRGLSGDVEDRLDTPLFPDVDTPRAYRVPRDRKVFFLSARVHPGETPSSFVFNGFLDFLLRRDDPRACALRNHFVFKLIPMLNPDGVERGHYRTDQRGINLNRVYLDPDPELHPGIYAARSVVLYHAAQGHLEFYVDLHGHAAKKGCFIYGNHFESYETQIENILFPKLISINSAHFDFSACIFSLKNMYAKDKRDGLSKEGSGRVAIHKLTGITHSYTLECNYNTGRQVNSLTSAVGDRGVVTPPPLAGFPPRYTMQNFEEVGRGVAVAALDYFGINPCSRVPTTEYKTLPNIREWVRDYIRGCRARAEAVAVKTDATRKTKPKIPTIGGFCVPKAASTSTRPILGRPALLVRRKKVSSGTLGIPKVRSGEEATKAATAASAAVKAAVPVKLFPLPTSGKDPFSPTLHLK is encoded by the exons atGGCAGCCGGAAAGATTGAGGCGACACTGGGACCTTTCGCGTTCACGTCCAAGTTCGACTCGGGCAACCTCGCTCGAGTGGAAGCGCTCTTCGACGTGCAAAACGTGcacgaagcgacgaacgaGTTCGAATTCAACGTGTGGACGTCGCCCGATTGCGCAGGAACGCCGCACGCCAACGGCAACCGTACCTGGTTCTACTTCGGCGTCACGGGCTCAAAACTCGCCCACAAAACGATTCGAATCAACGTCATGAACATGAATCGGCAAACGAAGCTCTACGCTCAAGGCCACGCCCCCATGACGCGAACCGTTtttctcggcggcggcggcaaaacGAAATGGGAGCGCGTACGCGATCGGCCAGCGTGCGAAATGCTCGAAGGTGGTCACATGCGCATGTCGTTCGAAcacgcgttcgtcgacgatcgacgcgcgacgacttatttcgctttttcttaCCCGTTTTCGTACGACGACCTTCGGACGCGTCTCGATCGAATCGAAGCGCGCTACCGAgccgacgaaacgatttACTTTCATCGCGAGCTGCTCgcaacgacgatcgacggacTTCGAGTCGATTTACTgaccgtgacgtcacgtcgcgGTCTTTCCGGTGACGTCGAGGATCGCTTAGATACGCCGCTATTCCCGGATGTCGATACGCCTCGCGCTTACCGCGTTCCTCGCGATAGAAAAGTGTTTTtccttagcgcgcgcgttcatCCCGGCGAAACTCCGTCGAGCTTCGTTTTCAACGGCTTCTTAGACTTTCTCctgcgacgcgacgatccgCGCGCATGCGCATTGAGAAATCATTTCGTATTTAAATTGATACCAATGCTAAATCCGGACGGAGTCGAACGCGGTCACTATAGAACGGACCAACGGGGAATTAATTTAAATCGAGTGTACCTTGATCCGGATCCAGAATTACATCCGGGAATTTATGCCGCTAGGAGCGTCGTACTCTATCACGCGGCTCAAGGCCATTTGGAGTTCTATGTCGACTTGCATGGGCATGCGGCAAAGAAAGGGTGTTTCATATATGGAAATCATTTTGAGAGCTACGAGACACAAATTGAgaatattttatttcctAAGTTGATATCAATCAATTCAGCTCACTTTGACTTTTCCGCATGTattttctcgttgaagaatATGTACGCAAAAGATAAACGAGACGGACTGTCCAAAGAGGGTAGCGGCAGAGTGGCAATTCACAAACTAACGGGAATCACACATAG TTACACTTTGGAATGTAATTACAATACTGGGCGTCAAGTGAATTCTCTTACGTCTGCTGTGGGAGATAGAGGAGTGGTCACGCCCCCTCCTCTAGCAGGGTTTCCACCAAGATATACTATGCAAAATTTTGAAGAG gtgGGTCGGGGTGTTGCTGTGGCCGCTCTCGATTATTTTGGTATTAATCCGTGCTCGCGAGTGCCAACTACGGAATATAAGACTCTTCCTAATATACGGGAATGGGTTCGCGATTATATTCGGGGTTGCAGAGCGAGAGCCGAGGCGGTGGCAGTAAAAACGGACGCGACACGGAAAACAAAACCAAAAATACCTACCAT TGGTGGATTTTGTGTGCCAAAGGCAGCTAGCACTTCTACAAGGCCTATTCTCGGTCGACCAGCATTGCTAGTGAGACGGAAGAAGGTGTCGAGTGGTACTTTGGGTATTCCTAAAGTGCGTTCTGGTGAGGAGGCTACTAAGGCGGCTAcagctgcttctgctgcagtGAAGGCTGCCGTACCTGTTAAATTGTTTCCTTTACCGACGAGTGGGAAAGATCCGTTTTCTCCAACTTTGCATCTAAAGTAA
- the LOC136197184 gene encoding cytosolic carboxypeptidase-like protein 5 isoform X1: MAAGKIEATLGPFAFTSKFDSGNLARVEALFDVQNVHEATNEFEFNVWTSPDCAGTPHANGNRTWFYFGVTGSKLAHKTIRINVMNMNRQTKLYAQGHAPMTRTVFLGGGGKTKWERVRDRPACEMLEGGHMRMSFEHAFVDDRRATTYFAFSYPFSYDDLRTRLDRIEARYRADETIYFHRELLATTIDGLRVDLLTVTSRRGLSGDVEDRLDTPLFPDVDTPRAYRVPRDRKVFFLSARVHPGETPSSFVFNGFLDFLLRRDDPRACALRNHFVFKLIPMLNPDGVERGHYRTDQRGINLNRVYLDPDPELHPGIYAARSVVLYHAAQGHLEFYVDLHGHAAKKGCFIYGNHFESYETQIENILFPKLISINSAHFDFSACIFSLKNMYAKDKRDGLSKEGSGRVAIHKLTGITHSYTLECNYNTGRQVNSLTSAVGDRGVVTPPPLAGFPPRYTMQNFEEVGRGVAVAALDYFGINPCSRVPTTEYKTLPNIREWVRDYIRGCRARAEAVAVKTDATRKTKPKIPTISGGFCVPKAASTSTRPILGRPALLVRRKKVSSGTLGIPKVRSGEEATKAATAASAAVKAAVPVKLFPLPTSGKDPFSPTLHLK, encoded by the exons atGGCAGCCGGAAAGATTGAGGCGACACTGGGACCTTTCGCGTTCACGTCCAAGTTCGACTCGGGCAACCTCGCTCGAGTGGAAGCGCTCTTCGACGTGCAAAACGTGcacgaagcgacgaacgaGTTCGAATTCAACGTGTGGACGTCGCCCGATTGCGCAGGAACGCCGCACGCCAACGGCAACCGTACCTGGTTCTACTTCGGCGTCACGGGCTCAAAACTCGCCCACAAAACGATTCGAATCAACGTCATGAACATGAATCGGCAAACGAAGCTCTACGCTCAAGGCCACGCCCCCATGACGCGAACCGTTtttctcggcggcggcggcaaaacGAAATGGGAGCGCGTACGCGATCGGCCAGCGTGCGAAATGCTCGAAGGTGGTCACATGCGCATGTCGTTCGAAcacgcgttcgtcgacgatcgacgcgcgacgacttatttcgctttttcttaCCCGTTTTCGTACGACGACCTTCGGACGCGTCTCGATCGAATCGAAGCGCGCTACCGAgccgacgaaacgatttACTTTCATCGCGAGCTGCTCgcaacgacgatcgacggacTTCGAGTCGATTTACTgaccgtgacgtcacgtcgcgGTCTTTCCGGTGACGTCGAGGATCGCTTAGATACGCCGCTATTCCCGGATGTCGATACGCCTCGCGCTTACCGCGTTCCTCGCGATAGAAAAGTGTTTTtccttagcgcgcgcgttcatCCCGGCGAAACTCCGTCGAGCTTCGTTTTCAACGGCTTCTTAGACTTTCTCctgcgacgcgacgatccgCGCGCATGCGCATTGAGAAATCATTTCGTATTTAAATTGATACCAATGCTAAATCCGGACGGAGTCGAACGCGGTCACTATAGAACGGACCAACGGGGAATTAATTTAAATCGAGTGTACCTTGATCCGGATCCAGAATTACATCCGGGAATTTATGCCGCTAGGAGCGTCGTACTCTATCACGCGGCTCAAGGCCATTTGGAGTTCTATGTCGACTTGCATGGGCATGCGGCAAAGAAAGGGTGTTTCATATATGGAAATCATTTTGAGAGCTACGAGACACAAATTGAgaatattttatttcctAAGTTGATATCAATCAATTCAGCTCACTTTGACTTTTCCGCATGTattttctcgttgaagaatATGTACGCAAAAGATAAACGAGACGGACTGTCCAAAGAGGGTAGCGGCAGAGTGGCAATTCACAAACTAACGGGAATCACACATAG TTACACTTTGGAATGTAATTACAATACTGGGCGTCAAGTGAATTCTCTTACGTCTGCTGTGGGAGATAGAGGAGTGGTCACGCCCCCTCCTCTAGCAGGGTTTCCACCAAGATATACTATGCAAAATTTTGAAGAG gtgGGTCGGGGTGTTGCTGTGGCCGCTCTCGATTATTTTGGTATTAATCCGTGCTCGCGAGTGCCAACTACGGAATATAAGACTCTTCCTAATATACGGGAATGGGTTCGCGATTATATTCGGGGTTGCAGAGCGAGAGCCGAGGCGGTGGCAGTAAAAACGGACGCGACACGGAAAACAAAACCAAAAATACCTACCAT cagTGGTGGATTTTGTGTGCCAAAGGCAGCTAGCACTTCTACAAGGCCTATTCTCGGTCGACCAGCATTGCTAGTGAGACGGAAGAAGGTGTCGAGTGGTACTTTGGGTATTCCTAAAGTGCGTTCTGGTGAGGAGGCTACTAAGGCGGCTAcagctgcttctgctgcagtGAAGGCTGCCGTACCTGTTAAATTGTTTCCTTTACCGACGAGTGGGAAAGATCCGTTTTCTCCAACTTTGCATCTAAAGTAA
- the LOC136197183 gene encoding transmembrane 9 superfamily member 4-like, producing MGISSPRRSVRLKLVFAALCSLFVETRSFYLPGVTPQEYRPGDDLEVKAVKMTSIRSQLPFEYYSLPFCKSTKGIQYKAENLGEVLRGDRIVNTAFKVSVLQDVTCQAVCSKDGQPIKIDEKQSKLFYDRIQRQYMLHMLLDNLPAATRIPSIDDPTKFQYDDGFSLGLFNDKKAYLNNHLDFIVYYHQFGDKGTETEAYRIVGFEVSARSVHYDKIESDSKCTVPKPEEAKPKEILRESANDIYFTYSVKWLPSEIKWASRWDIFLEMGDVQIHWFSIVNSLVIVLFLSGIVAMIMVRTLRRDIAQYNRDEDAEEAIEETGWKLVHGDVFRPPQYPIIFTSFIGSGVQILSMTLVVLVLAMFGMLSPASRGALMSASIVLYAFMGIFSGFYAGRLYKTMKGIKWKKAAWLTGSLYPSLVLGLSFFMNFFIWGKKSSGAVPITTMIALLCIFFGICLPFVMGGFYFGFRKQAYDHPVRTNQIPRQVPEQIWYLNPMLGVLVSGILPFGAVFIELFFIFSAIWENQFYYLFGILFLVFIILLICCSEITIVLIYFQLCGEDYHWWWRSFFLSGGCSIYVFLYSIYYFYSKLEITEFVPALLYFTYSSLMVATFWLLTGTIGFFATYYFIRQIYGAVKID from the exons ATGGGAATTTCCTCACCACGCCGTTCCGTTCGTCTC AaactcgtcttcgccgctCTATGCTCCCtattcgtcgaaacgaggtCGTTTTACTTGCCCGGAGTAACGCCGCAAGAATATCGGCCAGGAGACGATCTCGAAGTCAAG GCGGTGAAGATGACGAGCATTCGATCTCAACTTCCTTTCGAATATTACTCGCTTCCCTTctgcaaatcgacgaaaggCATTCAATACAAGGCAGAAAACCTCGGCGAAGTGTTGCGCGGCGATCGAATCGTCAACACGGCCTTCAAG GTTAGTGTCCTGCAagacgtcacgtgtcaagCCGTCTGCTCCAAAGACGGGCAACCaataaaaatcgacgaaaaacagTCGAAATTGTTCTACGATCGTATCCAACGTCAATATATGCTACACAT GCTTCTTGATAATTTGCCGGCTGCAACGCGAATTCCTTCTATAGACGATCCTACGAAATTCCAATATGACGATGGCTTCTCTTTGGGACTCTTCAATGATAAGAAG GCTTATCTCAACAATCACTTGGATTTTATAGTGTATTATCATCAATTTGGTGATAAGGGGACAGA AACCGAAGCATATAGAATTGTTGGATTCGAAGTTTCAGCTAGAAG TGTGCACTATGATAAAATTGAGTCCGACTCCAAGTGCACCGTGCCAAAACCGGAAGAAGCAAAACCCAAAGAAATTCTCAGAGAAA gtgcTAATGATATCTATTTTACGTATTCTGTAAAGTGGCTG cCCAGTGAAATCAAATGGGCTTCTCGCTGGGACATCTTCTTAGAAATGGGAGACGTTCAAATTCACTGGTTCTCCATCGTCAATTCGCTCGTCatcgttcttttcttatcAG GCATCGTTGCCATGATAATGGTGCGCACGCTAAGACGAGACATAGCGCAATACAATCGCGACGAAGATGCC GAGGAAGCAATTGAAGAAACGGGCTGGAAATTGGTTCACGGAGACGTATTCCGCCCTCCCCAATATCCCATCATTTTCACAAGCTTCATTGGCTCAGGAGTTCAAATCCTTTCCATGACTCTAGTCGTATTAG ttCTTGCTATGTTTGGTATGCTCTCTCCAGCCAGTCGAGGCGCTCTCATGTCAGCCAGCATCGTTCTATACGCATTTATGGG AATCTTCTCTGGGTTCTATGCTGGACGCCTGTATAAAACGATGAAGGGTATCAAGTGGAAAAAGGCTGCTTGGCTT acTGGTTCGCTCTATCCCAGCTTGGTGCTCGGTCTTTCCTTCTTTATGAACTTTTTTATTTGGgggaaaaaatcgtctgGAGCT gTTCCCATAACGACGATGATCGCGCTCTTGTGCATTTTCTTTGGAATTTGTCTTCCCTTTGTCATGGGTGGCTTCTATTTTGGATTTCGAAAGCAG gCGTATGATCATCCAGTTCGAACCAATCAGATTCCGCGTCAAGTCCCGGAGCAAATTTGGTATCTCAACCCAATGTTGGG TGTTCTTGTTTCTGGTATTCTTCCCTTTGGTGCCGTCTTCATTGAACTCTTCTTTATTTTCTCC gcTATTTGGGAAAATCAGTTCTACTATCTCTTCggaattctctttctcgtcttcatcatTCTCCTGATCTGTTGCTCGGAAATAACTATAGTTCTCATCTATTTCCAGTTGTGCGGAGAG GATTATCACTGGTGGTGGAGATCCTTCTTTTTATCAGGCGGCTGCTCTATTTACGTCTTCCTCTACTCCATCTACTATTTCTATTCGAAA CTGGAAATCACCGAATTCGTGCCGGCTCTCCTCTACTTTACCTACTCCAGTCTCATGGTTGCTACGTTTTGGCTTCTCACCGGAACCATCGGATTCTTTGCCACCTACTACTTTATCCGTCAGATTTACGGTGCCGTAAAGATAGACTGA
- the LOC136197189 gene encoding small ribosomal subunit protein eS21-like, with amino-acid sequence MQNEAGDFVDSYLPRRCSATNRIIAAKDHAAIQINIAEVDEKTGRSTGEFSTYAVCGFVRAMGEADEALARLCERDGVIGKGFFPQTSS; translated from the exons ATGCAGAACGAAGCGGGAGACTTTGTCGATTCGTACCTTCCTCGTAGATG CTCGGCGACGAACCGTATCATTGCCGCTAAAGATCACGCAGCCATCCAAATCAACATAGCCGAG gtcgacgagaaaacgggCCGTTCGACGGGAGAATTCAGCACGTACGCCGTATGCGGATTCGTTCGAGCCATG GGCGAAGCCGACGAAGCGCTTGCCCGACTGTGCGAACGAGACGGCGTGATAGGAAAGGGCTTCTTTCCCCAGACGTCGagctag